In the genome of Candidatus Margulisiibacteriota bacterium, the window TCTTTGTGCAGGCCGTAAAGCCTAAGAATCGTTCCATTTGTCTTTTTTGTTTTTGATGTTTGAATATCGATGTCTTTTTCCCCCAATGACACTATTTCTTCTAGCTCTTTTTTGTCGATTCTGAGGTGTGATTGAATATTGTCTTTGACGCTAATCATTTCAATCCGAGTGGCAATACCGAATCCGGCAAGCTTCCCTATGCCCTTGCTACCAATAACCGGTCGGCCTTTTATTGTTACTTGCCCATCTGTCCTTCTATTTCTGCCAATCAATAAATAATCTTCAACTATTTCTTTTGGCAACATGCCGATTCCGTTGTCATTTATTTCTATAAAGGCATCCTCATCAAGCACATCTGGAAGTGCAATATTTACAATGGTCGCGTCAGCATCATAAGAATTCGCGACAATTTCAGCTAAGCACTTTTTTACGCTATTGTAAGCCGATATGCCCAAATGATCTAATATTCTCGGTGAAAACCTTATTTTCGCTTTAACATCTGTCATCTTTATTCTCCTTTCTTGCTTGGGAACCGCGACGTTCAGTCGCAGGTTTCCTACTCGTTCAGTTTTATCTTGCGTTTACTTATAAGGGCATTAAACTCCTCTTCGGTCAGGACCGTAACGCCGAGCTTCTTCGCCTTCTCGTACTTCGAGCCCGGGTCGGTGCCGGCAACGACATAGTCGGTCTGTTTGGAAACGGACCCGGAAGCTGAACCGCCAAGCTTGCGAACCAGCTCTTCGGCTGACGGTCTGGTGTAAGCAGTTAGACCTCCCGTAAAGACAAAGGTCTTTCCCTTAAATGGCTGTGGCCCCCTACTCTCTGTCCCCTTCACCCTAACCCCTGCCTTTTTCAACTTCGCGATCAGCTCCCGGTTCCCCTTCTGTTTAAAGAAGGTGACGATCGCAGCGGCAACTTTGGGGCCGATCTCGTGGATCTTGGAGAGCTCTTCTTCCTTAGCTTCGGCGAGAGAATCGATATCATGATAATGGTCGGCCAACAACTGGGCGGTTCGGCGCCCGATCATCCTGATCCCCAAAGCGTAGATCAATCGGTCTAACGGCCGGTCGAGGCTCTTTTGGATCGAATCGATGACGTTCTGGGCGGACTTGTCGGCCATCCGCTCGAGGCTCCTGACATCATCCTTTTCCAATGTATAGAGGTCAGCCGCGTCCTTGATCAGCTTTTGATCGACTAGCTGGTCGATCAGCGCCCAGCCGACATGTTCGATATCCATCGCCTCGCGGGAGGTGAACAACCGGACCCGTCCCATCACCTGGGCAGGACAGGCGGCGTTGGTACAGCGGGCGATCGCTTCCCCTTCCGGTTTGAATATCTCAGCCCCGCAAACCGGGCACTTCTTCGGCATGACGAACTCTTTCTCATGGCCGGTCCGTTTGCTCTTAATAACCTCAACGACTTCGGGGATGACTTCCCCGGCCCGCTGGACCTTAACATGGTCGCGGACTTTGATCTCTTTCCGCCTGATCTCGTCTTCGTTATGCAGGGTCGCCCGTTTGACCATCACGCCGGCCAGGTGGACCGGCTTCAGATGAGCGACCGGTGTGATCGCTCCGGTCCGGCCGACCTGGACCTGAATATCTTCAATGACCGTCTCTTTTTGTACCGGAGAATACTTAAATGCAATAGCCCATCTCGGAGCCCGAGCTGTTGCGCCCATTTTCGATTGATACGATAATTTATTTATTTTAACAACAACACCGTCAATCTCGTAGGGCAATTTACCATTTTCTCTTTTTTCCTCAAGACTATGTATATACTTGATCACTTCTTGAATGCCATCTAATTTCCATAAATATGGATTATCTTTAAATCCAAGCTCATACAAATATTTCAGCATCTCATATTCAGTATCTATTCCTTTTTGAGAAGACCCATAGTATGGGTAGAACATTAAAGGCCTTTCCCTTGTGATCTTCGGATCAAGCTGTCTAATTGATCCTGCTGCTGCATTCCGCGGGTTTGCAAAAAGCGGCTCATCATTATCTTCCCTAGCTTGATTAAGCTTAATAAAGTCATCGTTTAGAAGGATGACCTCACCCCTGACTTCGATATCAATATCCTTCAGTAAGTGCAGTGGGATTGAATTTACAGTTTTAATATTAGCTGTTACATCTTCTCCATGGACACCGTCTCCTCTAGTTGCACCTTGAACTAAAACTCCGCCCTCATATTTCAAGGAAATGGCAAGGCCGTCATATTTCATTTCTAGAAAATATTCAACCTCTTTGAGGGACAAGGCTTCTTTAACCCGGGTATCGAAAGCAATCAATTCCTCTTCTGTATTAGCCTTTTCTAAGGACAAAAGAGGGATTTTATGGGTCACGCTCTTGAATGACTTGAGCGGCTCGCCGCCGACCCGCTGGGTCGGGGAATCGGGGGTGACCAGATCGGGGTATTCCCGCTCCAGTTCCACCAGTTCCCGGTAGAGCTTATCGTAGGCCTGGTCGGAGAGCGCCGGCTTGTCCAGGACGTAGTAGAGATGATCGTGGTGCCGAATCTCGGCCCGGAGCTTTTCGAGCTTCTTTTTGGCTGCGGCCTGGCTCATGCGGCCACCTCTTTCATCTCGTCCAGGATCTCTTCCGGCTCGATAATTACCGACGACAGGATGTCGGCTTTTGCCATGGTGACGATTATATCCATGTCGAGCGCCTGGGAAATGTGGAACGGATGGGCGTAAAAGCGGCTCAGTTTCGACAGGTGCGCGCCGCACCCCAATTCGTCACCTATGTCGACCGCCAGCTGGCGGATATAAGTCCCCTTGGAGCAAATAGCGGAAAAAGCCAGGCGGTTTTCCTGACGATCGGTAAGCCGCAGATCGTAGATCGTGACCTTGCGGGCCTGGCGCTTGATCTCGATCCCCTGGCGGGCCAGCTCATAAAGCCGCGTCCCGTTGACCTTGACCGCCGAATGCATGGGGGGAACTTGTTCGATCTCCCCGGTAAATTTAGCAAAGGCCTTTTCAATTTCTTCTTTCGATATTCGTATTTCGGATTTGTTTAGAGTTTCGGATTTAGGATTTAGAATTTTACCCTCGGCATCGCCGGTGTCAGTTCTCACTCCGAGGGTCATCTCCCCCTCGTACCCCTTATCCCCGGTCATGAAGTACTGGATGCTCTTGGTCGCCTTGCCGAGGAAAACGGGGAGAACGCCGGTCGCCATCGGATCGAGGGTCCCCGAATGGCCGACCTTCTTCACCCGCGTCAGGTTGCGGATCTTGGCGACAACGTCAAAAGACGTCCAGCCTTGCGGCTTGTTGACTATGATGATCCCGTTCATGGTTACACCAGGAACTTGGCGGCCTGGAGGTATTTTTCCACCTCCGCGATCACGCGTTTGACTATCTCTGCCGTCTTCCCCTCCAGCGTGGCGCCCGAGGCTTTGACGTGCCCGCCGCCGCCGAACCGCCGGGCGATCTCGGAAACGTTGAGCCGGTCCTTGGAGCGGAAATTGACCTTGACCGTGCCGTCCTTGTCTTCCCGGAAAAGGACCGCGACCTCCACCCCTTCGATCGAACGGAGATGGTCGACCAGCCCGGTCAGGTCCTCGCCCTTAGCCCCGGTCTGGTCCATCATCTCTCCCGTCACTACCGTCCAGGCGGCCTTATGGTCCGGGGTGATCTGCATGCCCGACATGGCCAGCGCCGCGATCCGCACCGCGGCCAGCGAGCGGTTATCGTAGATCCGGGTGCTGATCTCGTGCGTGTTGACCCCCGCCTTCAGCAGTTCGGCCGCGATCAGGAACGTCTTGGCGCCCGTGTTCTCGTAGCGGAAGTTACCGGTGTCGGTGATCATCGCCGCGTACAGGCAATCGGCGATCCGCCGGTCGATCTTCGCCCCCAGGTACTTCGCCAGGTCGTAAACCTCCTCGGCGACCGAAGAGGCCCGGGTAACGTAATTGATGTCGCCGAACATGGTGTTGTCCGGGTGGTGGTCGATGTTCACGACCAGCCGGGCGATCTGGCGCAGGTCGACGCCCTGGCCGATCCGGCTGACGTCGGAGGAATCGAGGACGACCGCCAGGTCAAAGATCAGGCCGGCCGGGACATCCCGCTTGATCTTTTCCGACCCGGGGAGGAAACGGTAGATCCGGGGCGGGAAATCGGCGCAGTAGTACTGGACCTTGAGCCCGAACTGCTCCAGCACCATCCCCATGGCCAGCATGGAGCCGACGGCGTCGCCGTCGGGATCGACGTGGGCGGTCACGACCGCGCTCTTAGCGCTTTTTAGCCGTTCTTTTATTTTGGCGAACGCTTGTTTCATTTTTCCCCAGCTTGTTCATGATCTGCAGGACGCGGCTCCCCCGCTCCAGCGAATCGTCGCGGACAAAGGCGATCTTGGGGACCAGGCGGAGCGCCAGGCGGGGGCCCAGCTCCCCGCGGATGTAGTGCGTGGCGGACTGCAGGCCGGCCATGGCGTCCTGCTTCTGTTTCTCGTCACCCATGATGCTGACATGGATCTGGGCGTTCTCCAGATCAGGGGAGATATTAACGCCGGTGATGCTGATAAACCCGATGCGGGGGTCGTCGACTTCCTCGCGGATGATCTCACTGACTTCGGAACGGATCAGCTCTTCGACTCGCTGCTGTCTCGTCATTTCCCTCGCGGCTTCTCTCTGATCTCAAAGTTCTCGATGACGTCGCCGACCTTGAAGTCCGTGTAACCGGGGATGTTGATGCCGCACTCAAAGTTCTGCTCGACCGACCGCACGTCTTCCTTGAACCGCTTGAGCGACTCCATTTTCCCTTCCCAGATCTTCTTCTTTTCGCGCAGGATCCGCATGCCGGTGCCGCGGGTCATCTTGCCGTCGGTCACGAAACAGCCGGCGATCTTGCCGACCTTGGAGAAAGAGAACAGGTTGCGGACCTCGGCGTGGCCGGTGATGACCTCTTCGTATTCCGGTTCCAGCAAGCCTTCCATGGCCAGCTTGGCGTCGTCGAGCAGGTTGTAGATGATATTGTACTGCCGGATCTCCACCCCTTCGTCGGCCGCCAGGTTGGCGACCGCCCCTTCCTGGCCGACGTTAAAGCCGATCAGGATCGCCTTGGACGCGGTGGCCAGCATGACATCGGACTCGTTGATCAGGCCAACCCCGCTGTGAATGATGCGGATGCCGATCTGGCCGACCTTCATGTCCGCCAGCGACTTGAGGATCGCGTCGAGCGACCCCTGCACGTCCGCCTTGACGACCAGGTTCAGGTCCTGGCTTTCGCCCTGCTTGATCTGCTTGGAGAAATCTTCCAGGGAAACGACCCGGCCGCGCTGGACCTTGCTGAGCAGCGCCTTTTTCTGTTCGGCAAGCAGACGCGCCTCTTTTTCCGAACCCATCCCCTGCAGCATGTCGCCCGGTGTGGGAACATCAAGGAAACCAAGGACTTCGACCGGCATGGACGGTCCGGCCTTTTCCAGCCGGGCGCCGGTGTAGGTGAGCAGCGCGCGGACCTTGCCGTAGGTCGCGCCGCAAGTAAAGATATCGCCGATCCGCAACGTCCCGTTCTTGATCAGGACCGTGGCGACCGCTCCCCGCCCTTTATCCAGGCGGGACTCGACTACCACGCCCAGCGGAGTAGCTTTCGGGTCGGCTTTCAGCTCCTGGACGTCGGCCAGCAGGAGGACCATTTCCAGCAGCTCATTAATACCGGTTTTCTGCTTGGCCGAGACCGGCATGGTCACGGTTTGGCCGCCCCAATCTTCCGGCTGCAAGCCGTGTTCGGAAAGCTGGGTCTTGACCCGGTCCTGGTTGGCATCGGGCTTATCGATCTTGTTGATCGCCACGATGATCGGCACGCCGGCCGCCTTGGCGTGGTTGATCGCCTCGATCGTCTGCGGCATGACGCCGTCATCGGCCGCGACGACCAGGATAACTATATCGGTCACTTTAGCGCCGCGCGCCCGCAGGGCGGTAAAGGCCGCGTGGCCCGGGGTGTCGAGGAACGTGACCTTGCGGCCGTTGACCTCCACCTGGTAAGCGCCGATATGCTGGGTAATGCCCCCCGCCTCGCCGTCGGCCACGTTGGTCGACCGGATCGCGTCGAGCAGTTTGGTTTTCCCGTGGTCAACGTGCCCCATGACGGTAACGATCGGCGGACGGAGCGCCCTTTTTTCGATCTTCATCCCGTGCGGCAGTACGTCCGCGACCGCGCTGGCCGCCTTGACGGTGATCTCCTTGCCGAGATTGGCCGCGACCTCTTTGGCGACTTCGGCGGCGATCCGCTGGTTGATCGTCACCATGATCCCTTTCTTCATCAGTTCCTTGATCAGGTCCGACGATTTGATCCCGATCTTCTCCATCAGCTCTTTGACCGAAATGTCGTCGGTGTTGATCACGATGCCGGTCGGCTTGAGAGCGGCCGCCTTAGCGGCGGCAACCGGCTGTTGGGCGGTCGGGGACGGCGGCGGCGCCACCGGCTTGGGCTTGGGGCGCAGCAATTCGGAAACGATCTTGGCCGTTTCCTCGTCGATCGAAGAGTTGGCGGTCTTGACGTCGACCCCGAGCTGTTTGAGCGCCGCCAGCAGCTCCTTGATGTGGATCCGGAGCTCCTTGGCCAGGTCGCTGACCTTGACCTTGACGGTCTTTACCTTGACGGGCTTATCTTCACTCTGCTTCTTTGGTGCTGCCACTCTCTGCTCCTTCCTTTAATCTGGCGACCGCTTCTTCCGGGACCGAAGAATTGGCGGCCTTGACGGAGAAACCGAGCTCCCGCAGCTTGGCGATCAGTTCGCTGCTGGTCAGTTCCAGCTCCTTGGCCAGTTCATGGACCTTCATTTTGGATTTCTTGACGTCGTCGGTCTTGGGCGTTTCGTCCGAGACCAGGTCGATCTTCCAGCCGGTCAGCTTGACCGCCAGCCGGACGTTCTGCCCTTCCTTGCCGATGGCCAGCGACAGCTCCTTTTCCGGCACCCAGACCCGGGCCGATTTCTCCGCTTCGTTCAGCTCCATTTTCTGGACCTTGGCGGGGCTCAGGGAGTTGGCGATGAACTTCTTGGGGTTATCGCTCCATTCGACGATGTCGATCCGCTCCTGGCCGATCTCGCGGACGATGTTCTGGATCCGCTGGCCCATGTGGCCGACGCAGGTCCCCACGGCGCCGACGTTCGGGTCGTGGCTCTGGATGGCGATCTTGGTCCGCCGCCCCGCTTCCCGGGCGATCGTCTTGATTTCTAAAATTCCGTCCTTGATCTCGGGGATCTCCATTTCAAAGAGCTTTTTGATCAAATTGGGATGGGCGCGGGAGACGACGACCAGCGGCCCCTTGGGGGTCTTTTTGGTCTCGACAATGTACATCTTGGCCCGGTCTTTCTCGCGGAACATTTCGCCGGGGATCTGCTCGGCTATGGAGAGAACGGTCTCGATCCGGCCCAGGTTGACCAGGTAGCCGCCGAACTCGCGCCGCTGGACAATGCCGGTCACGACCTCGCCCGCCTTCTTGGTGAACTCGCTGAAAGACTCCTCTTTTTCCGCTTCCCGCATCCGCTGGATAATGACCTGCTTGGCGGTTTGGGCGGCGAAACGGCCGAAGTCGGCCGGGGTAACGTCTTCCTCCGCCCCTTCGGCTATCTTATAGATCCGGACCTCGCCGTCATCGGAAATGCGGCATTCCAGCACGTCCTCTTCGGTGAACCGCTTCTTGATAGCGGATACCAGGGAGGCCTTAATAGCGCTAACCAGGCTATCTTTGGAGATACCCCGTTCCCGCTGGATCTCTTCCAGCATCTCATGAAAGTGGTCGATCTTCATAACTACCCCCCCTAAAAGCAAAAAAGCGGGAAAAATCCCACTTCGCTTGGTAAAACTTACACAATTCGAATGCACATTAATTTTAGCATCCGGAGCCCGGACTTGTCAACCAAAAACAAGGGGCCCCGGTCTCCCGGGGCCCCCTAAGTACCTGGTACCTGGGACCTAAACTACATCATGTCCCCGTAACCGCCGCCCTGAGGCATGGCCGGCATCTTGGCCTTTTCCTCTTCCGGCTTTTCCGCCACCAAGACATCGGTGGTCAGGAGCATCGCGGCGATCGAGGCCGCGTTCTGCAGCGCCGAGCGGGTGACCTTCAGCGGGTCGACGATCCCGGCCTTGAACATGTCGCCGTATTCAAACCTCTGGGCATCGAAGCCGAAGCCGTTCTTCTCCTTCTTGACCCGTTCGACCACGACCGATCCTTCCATCCCGGCGTTGGTCGCGATCTGCTTGAGCGGCTCTTCCAGCGCCCGGAGCACGATCCCGACGCCAATTTTCTCATCACCGGCGGTCCCATCGTAAAGCTTTTTCATCGCCGGGAGAATGTGAATAAAGGCCGAACCGCCGCCCGGGATGATCCCCTCTTCGACCGCGGCCCGGGTCGCGGACAGGGCGTCCTCGATCCGGTGCTTCTTTTCCTTGAGCTCGGTT includes:
- the rbfA gene encoding 30S ribosome-binding factor RbfA gives rise to the protein MTRQQRVEELIRSEVSEIIREEVDDPRIGFISITGVNISPDLENAQIHVSIMGDEKQKQDAMAGLQSATHYIRGELGPRLALRLVPKIAFVRDDSLERGSRVLQIMNKLGKNETSVRQNKRTAKKR
- the ligA gene encoding NAD-dependent DNA ligase LigA, translated to MSQAAAKKKLEKLRAEIRHHDHLYYVLDKPALSDQAYDKLYRELVELEREYPDLVTPDSPTQRVGGEPLKSFKSVTHKIPLLSLEKANTEEELIAFDTRVKEALSLKEVEYFLEMKYDGLAISLKYEGGVLVQGATRGDGVHGEDVTANIKTVNSIPLHLLKDIDIEVRGEVILLNDDFIKLNQAREDNDEPLFANPRNAAAGSIRQLDPKITRERPLMFYPYYGSSQKGIDTEYEMLKYLYELGFKDNPYLWKLDGIQEVIKYIHSLEEKRENGKLPYEIDGVVVKINKLSYQSKMGATARAPRWAIAFKYSPVQKETVIEDIQVQVGRTGAITPVAHLKPVHLAGVMVKRATLHNEDEIRRKEIKVRDHVKVQRAGEVIPEVVEVIKSKRTGHEKEFVMPKKCPVCGAEIFKPEGEAIARCTNAACPAQVMGRVRLFTSREAMDIEHVGWALIDQLVDQKLIKDAADLYTLEKDDVRSLERMADKSAQNVIDSIQKSLDRPLDRLIYALGIRMIGRRTAQLLADHYHDIDSLAEAKEEELSKIHEIGPKVAAAIVTFFKQKGNRELIAKLKKAGVRVKGTESRGPQPFKGKTFVFTGGLTAYTRPSAEELVRKLGGSASGSVSKQTDYVVAGTDPGSKYEKAKKLGVTVLTEEEFNALISKRKIKLNE
- a CDS encoding bifunctional oligoribonuclease/PAP phosphatase NrnA; translation: MKQAFAKIKERLKSAKSAVVTAHVDPDGDAVGSMLAMGMVLEQFGLKVQYYCADFPPRIYRFLPGSEKIKRDVPAGLIFDLAVVLDSSDVSRIGQGVDLRQIARLVVNIDHHPDNTMFGDINYVTRASSVAEEVYDLAKYLGAKIDRRIADCLYAAMITDTGNFRYENTGAKTFLIAAELLKAGVNTHEISTRIYDNRSLAAVRIAALAMSGMQITPDHKAAWTVVTGEMMDQTGAKGEDLTGLVDHLRSIEGVEVAVLFREDKDGTVKVNFRSKDRLNVSEIARRFGGGGHVKASGATLEGKTAEIVKRVIAEVEKYLQAAKFLV
- the infB gene encoding translation initiation factor IF-2 — protein: MAAPKKQSEDKPVKVKTVKVKVSDLAKELRIHIKELLAALKQLGVDVKTANSSIDEETAKIVSELLRPKPKPVAPPPSPTAQQPVAAAKAAALKPTGIVINTDDISVKELMEKIGIKSSDLIKELMKKGIMVTINQRIAAEVAKEVAANLGKEITVKAASAVADVLPHGMKIEKRALRPPIVTVMGHVDHGKTKLLDAIRSTNVADGEAGGITQHIGAYQVEVNGRKVTFLDTPGHAAFTALRARGAKVTDIVILVVAADDGVMPQTIEAINHAKAAGVPIIVAINKIDKPDANQDRVKTQLSEHGLQPEDWGGQTVTMPVSAKQKTGINELLEMVLLLADVQELKADPKATPLGVVVESRLDKGRGAVATVLIKNGTLRIGDIFTCGATYGKVRALLTYTGARLEKAGPSMPVEVLGFLDVPTPGDMLQGMGSEKEARLLAEQKKALLSKVQRGRVVSLEDFSKQIKQGESQDLNLVVKADVQGSLDAILKSLADMKVGQIGIRIIHSGVGLINESDVMLATASKAILIGFNVGQEGAVANLAADEGVEIRQYNIIYNLLDDAKLAMEGLLEPEYEEVITGHAEVRNLFSFSKVGKIAGCFVTDGKMTRGTGMRILREKKKIWEGKMESLKRFKEDVRSVEQNFECGINIPGYTDFKVGDVIENFEIREKPRGK
- the nusA gene encoding transcription termination factor NusA, producing MKIDHFHEMLEEIQRERGISKDSLVSAIKASLVSAIKKRFTEEDVLECRISDDGEVRIYKIAEGAEEDVTPADFGRFAAQTAKQVIIQRMREAEKEESFSEFTKKAGEVVTGIVQRREFGGYLVNLGRIETVLSIAEQIPGEMFREKDRAKMYIVETKKTPKGPLVVVSRAHPNLIKKLFEMEIPEIKDGILEIKTIAREAGRRTKIAIQSHDPNVGAVGTCVGHMGQRIQNIVREIGQERIDIVEWSDNPKKFIANSLSPAKVQKMELNEAEKSARVWVPEKELSLAIGKEGQNVRLAVKLTGWKIDLVSDETPKTDDVKKSKMKVHELAKELELTSSELIAKLRELGFSVKAANSSVPEEAVARLKEGAESGSTKEAE
- the truB gene encoding tRNA pseudouridine(55) synthase TruB yields the protein MNGIIIVNKPQGWTSFDVVAKIRNLTRVKKVGHSGTLDPMATGVLPVFLGKATKSIQYFMTGDKGYEGEMTLGVRTDTGDAEGKILNPKSETLNKSEIRISKEEIEKAFAKFTGEIEQVPPMHSAVKVNGTRLYELARQGIEIKRQARKVTIYDLRLTDRQENRLAFSAICSKGTYIRQLAVDIGDELGCGAHLSKLSRFYAHPFHISQALDMDIIVTMAKADILSSVIIEPEEILDEMKEVAA